The proteins below come from a single Chryseobacterium capnotolerans genomic window:
- a CDS encoding DbpA RNA binding domain-containing protein produces MGYLLKKGELQKEDVGVIEVKDTTSYVAVSRNKVNAVLRKLQNEKLKGKKSKNGSCLLSLNETMLLTL; encoded by the coding sequence GTGGGCTATCTGCTTAAAAAAGGAGAACTCCAGAAAGAAGATGTGGGTGTTATCGAAGTAAAAGATACTACTTCTTATGTTGCCGTTTCCAGAAATAAAGTGAATGCTGTTTTGAGAAAACTTCAGAATGAAAAACTGAAAGGAAAAAAAAGTAAAAATGGAAGTTGCTTATTAAGCTTAAATGAAACTATGCTGCTCACTCTATGA
- a CDS encoding EamA family transporter, protein MKKKNILKGVLFVGIGASIYGMLATFVKMAYHDGFTTSEVTTSQFVLGLTGLLILNLIQTLTSKKKLSMPSSKEVRMLMLAGTSLGGTSLFYYIAVQYINVSIAIVLLMQSVWFSVVVESIITKKLPNARKIVAVIIVLLGTVLATNLINMEIELDWHGIFWGLMAAASYTLTMFTSNTLATHLPVFRKSIIMLAGGSIVVFAFLFFAQIGPMYFDGLKAFYLNFTENTEHIHSFNYSIFLTYGFVLALFGTIIPPILFNVGFPNAGLGLGSIVSSLELPVSVTMAFVLLGEQVFLIQWVGIALILFAIVLMNLPSKKEKEVSMAELS, encoded by the coding sequence ATGAAGAAGAAAAATATACTAAAAGGTGTTTTATTTGTAGGGATTGGTGCTAGTATATACGGAATGTTAGCCACTTTTGTGAAAATGGCTTATCATGATGGTTTTACAACGTCTGAAGTGACTACCTCCCAATTTGTATTAGGTTTGACAGGGCTTTTGATCCTGAATTTAATCCAGACCTTAACCTCGAAAAAGAAATTATCAATGCCCAGCTCCAAAGAGGTGAGAATGCTGATGCTTGCCGGAACTTCATTGGGCGGAACAAGTTTGTTTTATTATATAGCAGTTCAGTATATCAATGTTTCCATTGCTATTGTATTGCTGATGCAGTCGGTTTGGTTTAGTGTAGTGGTAGAAAGTATTATTACTAAAAAGCTTCCGAATGCAAGGAAAATTGTGGCTGTAATTATTGTATTGCTGGGAACAGTTTTAGCGACCAACCTTATCAATATGGAGATTGAGCTGGATTGGCATGGAATATTCTGGGGACTGATGGCTGCTGCCTCATATACATTAACTATGTTTACTTCTAATACGTTGGCAACCCATTTGCCTGTTTTCAGAAAAAGTATTATTATGTTGGCAGGAGGTTCCATTGTGGTTTTTGCATTCCTGTTTTTTGCTCAGATAGGGCCCATGTATTTTGATGGATTAAAAGCTTTTTATCTTAATTTTACAGAAAATACAGAGCATATCCACTCTTTCAATTATTCAATATTTTTGACGTATGGTTTTGTGTTAGCTTTGTTTGGAACGATTATTCCTCCAATTCTGTTCAATGTTGGTTTCCCCAATGCAGGATTAGGACTGGGAAGTATTGTTTCTTCTCTGGAACTTCCGGTTTCTGTAACTATGGCTTTTGTTCTATTGGGTGAGCAGGTGTTTTTAATACAGTGGGTCGGAATTGCTCTGATTCTTTTTGCTATTGTTTTAATGAACCTTCCATCCAAAAAAGAAAAAGAAGTTTCTATGGCAGAATTATCTTAA
- a CDS encoding alpha/beta fold hydrolase, translated as MRYFRNIAAAILLTGSGILFSQIKPLDAMLSEYQYPYEVHFKDLSSQDNNLKMAYMDVKPQKSNGKTILLLHGKNFNGAYWERTAKDLSEKGFRVIIPDQIGFGKSSKPHNYQFSFSQLAENTKAILDELGIDKTIVLGHSMGGMVATRFTLLYPEKVQKLILENPIGLEDYKTFAAYQNIDQAYQSELKNTAETYKNYQLKFYYDNKWKAEYQPWLDLIAGWTLHKDYPQVAWDAALTSDMIYNQPVCYEFKNIKVPTLLIIGTRDRTAIGKDRAPKELQPKMGQYQELGKKTQREIAGSQLVELENVGHLPHIEVYPKFFEVLYNFIK; from the coding sequence ATGAGGTATTTCAGAAATATAGCTGCAGCAATACTACTAACCGGATCAGGAATCCTGTTTTCACAAATAAAACCGTTGGATGCGATGTTATCTGAGTATCAATATCCTTATGAAGTACATTTTAAAGACTTAAGCTCTCAGGATAACAATCTGAAGATGGCTTATATGGATGTGAAACCTCAAAAATCCAATGGCAAAACCATTCTGCTTCTCCATGGGAAAAACTTTAATGGAGCTTATTGGGAAAGAACAGCTAAAGATCTTTCAGAAAAAGGATTCAGGGTCATTATTCCGGATCAGATAGGGTTTGGAAAATCATCAAAACCTCACAACTACCAGTTTTCCTTTTCACAGTTGGCCGAAAATACAAAGGCAATTCTCGATGAATTGGGAATTGATAAAACCATTGTTCTGGGACATTCAATGGGAGGAATGGTAGCTACAAGATTCACACTGCTTTATCCTGAAAAGGTCCAGAAACTGATCCTTGAAAATCCGATCGGACTTGAAGATTATAAAACATTTGCAGCTTATCAGAATATAGATCAGGCTTATCAATCAGAACTTAAAAATACGGCTGAAACCTATAAGAATTATCAGTTGAAATTCTACTATGACAACAAATGGAAGGCGGAATACCAGCCATGGCTTGATCTTATTGCCGGCTGGACTCTTCATAAAGATTATCCGCAAGTGGCATGGGATGCTGCACTAACATCCGATATGATCTATAATCAGCCCGTTTGCTATGAATTCAAAAATATAAAAGTTCCTACTTTATTGATTATCGGAACCAGAGACAGAACTGCTATAGGAAAAGACAGGGCTCCTAAGGAACTTCAGCCTAAAATGGGACAGTATCAGGAACTGGGAAAGAAAACCCAGCGTGAAATTGCAGGTTCTCAATTGGTGGAATTAGAAAATGTTGGGCATCTTCCGCATATTGAAGTCTATCCTAAATTTTTCGAGGTTTTATATAACTTTATTAAATAA
- a CDS encoding SMP-30/gluconolactonase/LRE family protein, producing MKNISKAGLIGLVFALVNCQSVNNNKMFYEGVKPQMVSDKFSFTEGPSTDQEGNVYFTDQPNDKIYYWDWKSNQVIEFLDKTGRANGTHFDKDGFLITCSDDNGEMWKISKDKKVEVLFKKF from the coding sequence ATGAAGAATATCAGTAAGGCAGGTCTGATTGGTTTGGTTTTCGCATTAGTCAACTGTCAATCAGTAAATAATAATAAAATGTTTTATGAAGGTGTAAAACCTCAGATGGTTTCTGATAAGTTTAGCTTTACAGAAGGTCCGTCAACAGATCAAGAAGGAAATGTATATTTTACCGATCAGCCTAATGATAAGATTTATTACTGGGACTGGAAAAGCAATCAGGTCATAGAATTCTTAGATAAAACGGGAAGAGCAAACGGAACTCACTTTGATAAAGATGGTTTCCTGATTACCTGTTCGGATGATAACGGAGAGATGTGGAAGATCTCAAAAGATAAAAAAGTAGAAGTTCTGTTCAAAAAATTTTGA
- the rpsA gene encoding 30S ribosomal protein S1 has translation MSKETNSAELLLNQNVAPEQFDWDSFESGLDADARKEKSDLEEIYNGSLNNLDDNDVLVGKVVRLTDKEAIVDINFKSEGVISLNEFRYNQGLKVGDEVEVMVDKREDKTGQLQLSHRKARTLKAWDKVNELHETGEIVNGFVKSRTKGGMIVDVHGIEAFLPGSQIDVKPIKDYDQFVGKTMEFKVVKINPEFKNVVVSHKALIEADIEGQKKEIIAQLEKGQVLEGTVKNITSYGVFIDLGGVDGLIHITDLSWSRVNHPSEILEDGQTVKVVILDFDDEKTRIQLGMKQLEAHPWDALSADLKVGDKVKGKVVVLADYGAFVEIAPGVEGLIHVSEMSWSTHLRSAGDFVKVGDEVEAEVLTLDREERKISLGIKQLSKDPWENIEAKYPVGSQHVGTVRNFTNFGVFVELEEGIDGLIYISDLSWTKKIKHPSEFCAVGDKLDVVVLELDIQARRLSLGHKQLTENPWDKFETKYAEGTIHAGKAVEVHDKGASVQFEDAEVEAFCPSRLLEKEDGSKIKKGEDAQFKVIEFNKEFKRVVVSHTGIFRDEEKKNVKESSSRNVSSSSNNEERSTLGDIDALAELKRKMEEGK, from the coding sequence ATGTCAAAAGAGACAAATTCAGCAGAATTATTATTAAACCAAAACGTAGCACCTGAACAATTTGACTGGGATTCTTTCGAATCTGGTCTTGATGCTGATGCTAGAAAAGAGAAAAGTGATTTAGAAGAGATCTACAACGGATCATTAAACAACCTAGACGATAACGACGTTTTAGTTGGTAAAGTTGTAAGATTAACTGATAAAGAAGCTATCGTAGACATCAACTTCAAATCTGAAGGTGTTATTTCTCTTAACGAATTCCGTTACAACCAGGGCCTAAAAGTAGGTGATGAGGTAGAAGTAATGGTTGACAAGAGAGAAGACAAAACTGGTCAGTTACAATTATCTCACAGAAAAGCTAGAACGCTTAAAGCTTGGGATAAAGTAAACGAACTTCACGAAACTGGAGAAATCGTTAACGGTTTTGTTAAGTCTAGAACTAAAGGGGGTATGATCGTTGACGTTCACGGAATCGAAGCATTCTTACCAGGTTCTCAAATTGACGTTAAGCCAATTAAAGATTACGATCAGTTCGTAGGAAAAACTATGGAGTTCAAAGTTGTGAAAATCAACCCTGAGTTCAAAAACGTAGTAGTTTCTCACAAAGCATTGATCGAAGCAGATATCGAAGGTCAGAAAAAAGAAATCATCGCTCAACTTGAAAAAGGTCAGGTTCTTGAAGGAACTGTTAAGAACATTACTTCTTACGGTGTATTCATTGACTTAGGTGGTGTAGATGGATTAATTCACATTACAGACCTTTCTTGGTCTAGAGTGAACCACCCATCTGAAATCCTTGAGGACGGACAAACTGTAAAAGTTGTAATCCTTGATTTCGATGACGAGAAAACAAGAATCCAATTAGGTATGAAGCAATTAGAAGCTCATCCTTGGGATGCTCTTTCTGCTGACTTAAAAGTTGGAGACAAAGTAAAAGGAAAAGTTGTAGTTCTTGCTGACTATGGTGCATTCGTAGAAATCGCTCCAGGTGTTGAAGGATTAATCCACGTTTCTGAAATGTCTTGGTCTACTCACTTAAGATCTGCTGGAGATTTCGTAAAAGTAGGTGATGAAGTTGAAGCTGAAGTATTAACTTTAGACAGAGAAGAAAGAAAAATTTCTCTTGGTATCAAGCAATTATCTAAAGATCCATGGGAAAACATCGAAGCTAAGTATCCGGTAGGATCTCAGCATGTAGGAACTGTAAGAAACTTCACTAACTTTGGTGTATTCGTAGAGTTAGAAGAAGGTATCGACGGATTAATCTACATCTCTGATCTTTCTTGGACTAAGAAAATCAAGCACCCATCTGAGTTCTGTGCAGTAGGTGATAAATTAGATGTTGTAGTTCTTGAATTAGATATCCAAGCTAGAAGATTATCTCTAGGTCACAAGCAATTGACTGAAAACCCATGGGATAAATTCGAAACTAAATATGCTGAAGGAACGATCCACGCTGGTAAAGCTGTAGAAGTTCACGATAAAGGAGCTTCTGTACAATTCGAAGATGCTGAGGTTGAAGCTTTCTGCCCTTCAAGATTATTAGAGAAAGAAGATGGATCTAAAATCAAAAAAGGTGAAGATGCTCAATTCAAAGTAATTGAATTCAACAAAGAATTCAAGAGAGTTGTAGTTTCTCACACAGGGATCTTCAGAGACGAAGAAAAGAAAAACGTTAAAGAATCTTCTTCTAGAAACGTATCTTCTTCTTCAAACAACGAAGAAAGATCTACTCTTGGAGACATCGATGCATTAGCAGAGTTGAAAAGAAAAATGGAAGAAGGTAAATAA
- a CDS encoding SMP-30/gluconolactonase/LRE family protein — MNGPNDVWNDIFGGMYFTDPLYERDYWIDFKQELPNKSLYYRNKNGKINKLDTFTQPNGIVGSEKLKKLYLSDIDAGKTYVYDILGEGKLSEKKIIL; from the coding sequence TTGAATGGTCCAAACGATGTCTGGAATGATATTTTTGGCGGAATGTATTTTACAGATCCTTTATATGAAAGAGATTATTGGATAGATTTCAAGCAGGAATTACCTAATAAAAGCCTTTATTACAGAAATAAGAATGGAAAGATTAATAAATTAGACACCTTCACCCAACCCAATGGAATTGTAGGAAGTGAAAAGTTAAAAAAATTATACCTTTCAGACATTGATGCAGGGAAAACCTATGTCTATGATATTCTGGGTGAAGGAAAACTTTCTGAGAAAAAAATTATTCTGTGA
- a CDS encoding T9SS type A sorting domain-containing protein, with translation MKKTFLLLLMAFIMPWCNLKAQQSHDYILMLDNGASTTDQEYAYMKRGAIKLMEQLLACNNRNRIAVVQYGVGKYGSNPSAYEPLVYIENDFTNDHYRLTIENLTRRLDYGDLFNESLGMVGNALDGTSNAGIISPQTTLNSFQPLKVIVFTDAERNVGGLNGSYLVNYDYPAQNLNETFHNVMNFKIGRGAKFTILHTNTNTLAKEAAACIASSGTSYSGNVEYNFVDPDVNAPSRSYYNRPNGFFIGQPDMDYWQNMASNICDSNDLATFNFRYEQSCLSINQLSNIGGYYNLPSGAVLQGMRAEVISLASGNVYDVSFNPTYGPGNYFSYQLQPSDFNSLINAGETGEFKFKLTMSYQHYGQNFRVFSWNNYPFFDYDITTTCPVFRAASSLTEEKLFKLTPNPTNGLFKVILNKEIKFGKLEIKDLVGNTVYSKVLRGEKEKEIDLSSRKEGVYIVNVTTDKNEIYSEKMIKK, from the coding sequence ATGAAAAAAACATTTTTATTATTGCTTATGGCATTCATAATGCCATGGTGTAATCTTAAAGCACAACAGTCTCATGATTATATTCTCATGTTGGATAACGGAGCTTCCACTACGGATCAGGAGTATGCTTATATGAAACGTGGTGCTATCAAGCTGATGGAGCAATTGCTAGCCTGTAATAACAGAAATAGAATAGCAGTAGTACAGTATGGGGTAGGCAAGTATGGAAGCAATCCTAGTGCATACGAACCTTTAGTCTATATTGAAAATGATTTCACGAACGATCATTATAGACTTACTATAGAAAACCTGACAAGACGTCTGGATTACGGAGATCTTTTTAATGAGTCTTTAGGAATGGTGGGTAATGCTTTGGATGGTACTTCCAATGCAGGTATTATAAGTCCTCAGACCACATTAAATAGCTTTCAGCCACTGAAGGTTATTGTATTTACTGATGCAGAAAGAAATGTAGGAGGCCTTAATGGTTCTTATCTGGTAAACTACGATTATCCAGCCCAAAATCTTAATGAAACATTTCATAATGTAATGAATTTTAAAATCGGAAGGGGTGCAAAATTTACCATACTTCATACTAATACAAATACTTTGGCAAAAGAGGCTGCTGCATGTATTGCCAGTTCGGGTACTTCATACTCAGGGAATGTAGAATATAATTTTGTTGATCCAGATGTAAATGCTCCAAGTAGATCATATTACAATAGGCCGAATGGTTTTTTTATAGGCCAGCCGGATATGGATTATTGGCAAAATATGGCCTCTAATATTTGTGATTCTAATGATCTGGCGACTTTTAACTTTAGATACGAACAAAGTTGCTTAAGTATAAATCAACTGTCAAACATTGGCGGTTATTATAACCTTCCATCAGGTGCTGTTTTGCAAGGAATGAGAGCTGAAGTGATAAGTTTGGCATCAGGGAATGTGTATGACGTGTCATTTAATCCTACTTATGGCCCTGGTAACTATTTCAGTTATCAGCTTCAGCCTTCAGATTTTAATAGTTTAATTAATGCAGGGGAAACTGGAGAGTTTAAGTTTAAATTAACTATGTCTTATCAGCATTACGGACAGAATTTCCGTGTGTTCAGCTGGAATAATTATCCGTTTTTTGATTATGATATTACGACAACCTGTCCAGTATTTAGAGCGGCTTCATCATTGACCGAAGAAAAGCTCTTTAAGCTGACGCCAAACCCTACTAATGGATTATTTAAAGTTATCCTGAATAAAGAAATTAAGTTTGGAAAATTAGAAATTAAAGATTTGGTTGGAAATACAGTATATAGCAAAGTATTACGTGGAGAAAAAGAAAAAGAAATAGATTTAAGCTCCCGAAAAGAAGGGGTATATATTGTTAATGTAACAACGGATAAAAATGAAATCTACTCAGAAAAGATGATTAAGAAATAA
- a CDS encoding DUF4280 domain-containing protein, translating to MSLKEKVVQGAICQCEFGSAPDKLKVLTQTKYYVNDNAGSSKLAATHKDIGATFEKNTFGSCAKKNNTPCSAVVTQWSGYYEKELYDPPGGYILLEDSKATCPIGGTDCISIIKSGQMGEPTKKNLQNADSELQSHVNPVMDMKNLDKKDPYEFLNAE from the coding sequence ATGTCACTAAAAGAAAAAGTAGTACAGGGAGCAATCTGCCAATGTGAATTTGGCTCTGCTCCGGATAAACTGAAAGTACTTACGCAGACCAAATATTATGTGAATGACAATGCTGGCAGCAGTAAACTTGCGGCTACCCATAAAGATATCGGAGCTACCTTTGAGAAGAATACTTTCGGTTCATGCGCCAAAAAAAATAATACCCCATGTTCAGCTGTAGTTACCCAATGGAGTGGCTACTACGAAAAAGAACTCTACGATCCACCCGGAGGCTATATTCTACTGGAAGACAGCAAAGCAACCTGTCCTATTGGAGGAACAGACTGTATTTCTATCATTAAATCCGGACAAATGGGTGAGCCAACCAAAAAGAACCTTCAGAATGCGGATAGTGAATTGCAGTCGCATGTGAATCCTGTGATGGATATGAAGAACCTTGATAAAAAAGATCCTTATGAATTCTTAAATGCTGAATAA
- a CDS encoding T9SS-dependent M36 family metallopeptidase codes for MKNKTLPILFAVFSVFPTIAFGQDNEKLIKDYISQNKLREYKKSDLNNFIVDNVDPSKSLNGNVVKFLQTYKGLPIYNSVGTALIKDNKVAYYTDNFIKDYTVSSSGNAVVSKTAALHTIADDLKKNDVKDFFIRDFSGESNDSKKTAKQRLVYVDHKGSLKLAYEYLLREPKSPSYWNYLIDANTGEILNKTDLNVSCSFHPGAYSHSHTDMDFVQNDLMGPSKINTQFAPFLVPDNASYNVFPLPVEAPTFGSRQTISNPWYLPASPEGWHSDGENHYTITRGNNVYAYEDTADMDQPGLSPDGGAARNFNFPFSINGTPAANQNASITNLFYLNNKIHDVFYKFGFTESARNFQQNNFANGGAGNDYVEAEGQDGGGLNNANFGTPADGSKPYMQMYLWSAVNQLFFYNTPGTAVARTPITGTAEFGPALTGAGITGNVQLASNVNGCTALPAGSLTGKIGLIERGGGANCGFAVKTKNAQDAGAIAVVIYNNAAATNFPSGMGGTDPSITIPTVSIENSEGEYIKTQLAGNATVNITLKNDPATSVTPDGSFDNGIVTHEYGHGISNRLTGTGYGCLSTSASKEQMGEGWSDFFALMLTNRPGDNASVARGMGTYAGGEQITGGGIRPAKYSPDFAVNPFTYGATNQMQYTNTNGVLVTDSHSIGFVWATMLWDLHWKYVEKYGYSSDVMSTTPNGSSKVLQLVTDALKLQGCNPSFIDGRNAILAADVATTNGQDKCLIWKVFAKRGLGVGASAGVKSVVTDQVENFNIPEDCASLGTEEVTSLKDNKISIYPNPAKDEFFIDFPSKTLGKVSVELYDMSGKLVSSEDKISPENKKAISTSRLINGTYIVKVKGLGFEANSKVIVKK; via the coding sequence ATGAAAAATAAAACTCTACCTATTCTGTTTGCAGTGTTTTCTGTATTTCCAACTATTGCATTCGGACAAGATAATGAAAAGCTTATTAAAGATTATATTTCTCAAAATAAATTAAGAGAATATAAGAAATCTGATCTCAATAATTTTATTGTAGATAATGTGGATCCTTCAAAATCTTTAAATGGCAATGTTGTGAAATTTTTACAGACTTATAAAGGCTTGCCAATATATAATTCTGTAGGAACAGCGCTTATTAAAGATAATAAAGTAGCTTATTACACGGATAACTTTATAAAAGATTATACTGTATCTTCATCAGGGAATGCTGTTGTCAGTAAAACTGCAGCGTTGCATACCATTGCTGATGATCTGAAGAAAAATGATGTTAAAGACTTCTTTATTCGTGATTTTTCCGGAGAGTCTAATGATAGCAAAAAGACTGCAAAACAAAGACTTGTATATGTAGATCATAAAGGAAGTTTGAAACTTGCTTATGAATATCTGTTAAGAGAACCAAAATCACCAAGCTATTGGAATTATCTGATTGATGCCAATACAGGTGAAATTCTAAATAAAACAGACCTGAATGTATCTTGTAGTTTTCATCCGGGGGCTTATTCTCATAGCCATACAGACATGGACTTTGTTCAGAATGATCTGATGGGGCCGTCAAAAATTAATACTCAGTTTGCTCCTTTCTTGGTGCCGGATAATGCCAGTTATAATGTCTTCCCTTTACCTGTGGAGGCTCCTACATTTGGTTCAAGACAAACTATTTCTAATCCATGGTATTTACCAGCTTCACCGGAAGGATGGCATTCTGATGGAGAGAATCATTATACCATTACAAGAGGAAATAATGTATATGCTTATGAAGATACAGCTGATATGGATCAGCCTGGCCTTTCACCAGATGGCGGAGCTGCTAGAAATTTTAATTTTCCATTCAGTATCAACGGAACTCCAGCAGCCAATCAGAATGCTTCTATTACCAACTTGTTTTATTTGAATAATAAAATCCATGATGTATTTTATAAGTTTGGATTTACAGAATCTGCTAGAAATTTTCAGCAGAATAATTTTGCAAATGGAGGTGCGGGTAATGATTATGTAGAGGCAGAAGGACAAGATGGAGGTGGTCTTAACAATGCCAACTTTGGTACTCCTGCAGATGGAAGTAAACCATATATGCAGATGTATTTATGGTCTGCGGTAAATCAGCTGTTTTTTTACAATACTCCAGGAACAGCAGTCGCTCGTACACCGATTACCGGAACTGCTGAATTTGGTCCTGCATTAACGGGTGCCGGAATAACGGGTAATGTACAGCTTGCATCAAACGTAAATGGCTGTACAGCATTACCAGCAGGATCACTTACTGGTAAAATAGGGCTTATTGAAAGAGGAGGCGGAGCGAACTGTGGATTTGCGGTTAAAACAAAGAATGCTCAGGATGCAGGAGCTATAGCTGTAGTGATCTATAACAATGCAGCAGCTACAAATTTCCCATCAGGAATGGGCGGTACAGATCCTTCTATCACAATTCCTACAGTGTCCATTGAAAATTCAGAAGGAGAATATATCAAAACTCAGCTTGCAGGTAATGCGACAGTAAATATTACGCTTAAAAATGATCCTGCTACAAGTGTCACTCCGGATGGAAGTTTTGATAACGGAATTGTAACGCACGAATATGGACATGGAATATCAAATAGATTAACAGGAACAGGATATGGATGTTTATCTACTTCTGCAAGTAAAGAACAAATGGGGGAAGGATGGTCTGATTTCTTTGCTTTGATGCTTACCAACAGACCTGGAGATAATGCTTCTGTAGCAAGAGGTATGGGAACTTATGCAGGTGGAGAACAAATAACAGGTGGTGGTATTCGACCAGCAAAGTATTCTCCTGATTTTGCAGTGAATCCTTTTACCTATGGAGCTACAAACCAAATGCAGTATACCAATACAAACGGTGTTTTGGTTACCGATTCTCATTCTATTGGCTTCGTTTGGGCAACCATGTTATGGGATCTTCATTGGAAGTATGTAGAAAAATACGGGTATTCTTCAGATGTAATGTCAACTACACCGAATGGAAGTTCAAAAGTATTGCAATTAGTAACCGATGCTCTAAAGCTTCAAGGGTGTAATCCTAGCTTTATTGATGGAAGAAATGCAATATTGGCAGCCGATGTGGCAACTACAAACGGACAGGATAAATGTCTGATCTGGAAGGTCTTTGCAAAAAGAGGTCTTGGTGTAGGAGCTTCAGCAGGAGTTAAGAGTGTTGTTACAGATCAGGTAGAGAACTTTAATATACCAGAAGACTGTGCTTCACTGGGTACTGAGGAAGTTACTTCATTAAAAGACAATAAAATCTCCATTTATCCAAACCCTGCAAAAGATGAGTTCTTTATTGATTTCCCAAGCAAAACTCTTGGTAAAGTAAGTGTAGAACTATATGATATGTCTGGAAAATTGGTTTCTTCAGAAGATAAGATTTCACCTGAAAATAAAAAAGCAATTTCTACAAGTCGTCTGATAAACGGCACTTATATCGTAAAAGTGAAAGGACTTGGTTTTGAAGCTAATTCAAAAGTGATTGTTAAGAAATAA
- a CDS encoding DEAD/DEAH box helicase yields the protein MELQSIYQKLQIQDMNQMQKSTYKASENNTDIVLLSPTGSGKTLAFLFPVLRNLKKDVQGVQALILVPARELALQIEQVFKSMGTDFKVSVCYGGHDKKIEVNNLIEAPAVLIGTPGRVTYHVRNNNFDPKTIKTLVLDEFDKALELGFHDDMEFICNSLKGLSQRVLTSATAMDEIPAFTGLKDEKIISFLKENDVKPDLQLRKVMTIPEEKLDTLFNLVCKIGNKRTLIFCNHRDAVDRISELLHQMGIDRETFHGGMEQDERERALLKFRNDSARILITTDLAARGLDIPEVESIVHYQLPPKEDAFIHRNGRTARMNAKGFVYLIMNEDDNFPFIKNDIPEESVAGFTKVPQKTPFQTIYISAGKKIKSTK from the coding sequence ATGGAACTACAATCAATTTATCAAAAGCTGCAGATTCAGGATATGAATCAGATGCAGAAATCTACTTATAAAGCCTCAGAAAACAATACGGATATTGTACTGCTCTCTCCTACCGGATCTGGGAAAACACTGGCATTTTTATTTCCGGTTCTCAGAAATCTGAAAAAAGATGTTCAGGGCGTTCAAGCATTAATATTGGTTCCTGCCAGAGAATTGGCATTACAGATTGAACAGGTTTTCAAATCAATGGGAACAGATTTTAAAGTTTCTGTTTGCTATGGTGGACATGATAAAAAGATTGAAGTCAATAATTTAATTGAAGCTCCGGCTGTTTTAATCGGAACTCCGGGAAGGGTTACTTATCATGTAAGGAATAATAATTTTGATCCGAAGACAATTAAGACTTTGGTCCTGGATGAGTTTGATAAAGCTTTGGAACTTGGCTTCCATGATGATATGGAGTTCATCTGTAATTCTTTAAAAGGACTTTCCCAAAGGGTTTTAACTTCTGCAACAGCTATGGATGAGATTCCTGCATTTACAGGCTTAAAAGATGAAAAGATCATCAGTTTCCTTAAAGAAAATGACGTAAAACCGGATCTTCAGCTGAGAAAAGTAATGACCATTCCCGAAGAAAAGCTAGATACATTATTTAACCTGGTTTGTAAAATCGGGAACAAAAGAACTTTGATTTTCTGTAATCACCGTGATGCTGTAGACCGTATTTCTGAGCTTCTTCACCAAATGGGAATTGACAGAGAAACCTTCCATGGAGGAATGGAACAGGACGAAAGAGAACGTGCTTTACTGAAATTCAGAAATGACTCTGCAAGAATTCTTATCACAACAGACTTGGCAGCCCGCGGACTTGACATCCCTGAAGTAGAATCTATCGTACACTATCAACTGCCTCCTAAAGAGGATGCTTTCATTCACAGAAACGGCCGTACTGCAAGAATGAATGCTAAAGGCTTTGTTTACCTGATCATGAATGAGGATGATAACTTTCCATTCATCAAGAATGATATTCCTGAAGAAAGTGTTGCAGGGTTTACCAAGGTTCCGCAAAAAACACCTTTCCAGACAATTTATATCAGTGCCGGCAAAAAGATAAAGTCAACAAAGTAG
- a CDS encoding SMP-30/gluconolactonase/LRE family protein — protein MGSDGMTLDKHGNLYLTGEGVHVFNREGKKIYHISIPEKWTSNVTFGGENNDVLFITASKSVYTFPMRVRGIQ, from the coding sequence ATGGGCTCAGATGGAATGACATTGGATAAACATGGAAACCTTTATTTAACCGGAGAAGGAGTACATGTTTTTAACCGTGAAGGAAAGAAAATCTATCATATTTCTATTCCTGAAAAATGGACATCCAACGTAACATTTGGAGGAGAGAATAATGATGTATTATTCATTACTGCTTCAAAATCGGTATATACTTTCCCGATGAGAGTGAGAGGAATACAATAA